AAGGCTCCCGGCAATAGTCCGAAAGACCGTATTGCGCTAGGGTGGCGGCAGGGGATTGTCTTCCGGTGGTGGAAGAAAGCTCATAAGAATCATTGTACCTGGGCAAAAAAAGGGAGGCCAGCTCTCGTGGATCAGCGGCTGAAGATGTACGAGGAACTGACGAGCGCTTACGGAGTTCCGGGTTTCGAGGAGCCGGTGCGCCAGGTGATGCGCAAGTACCTGGAGCCGCTCTCCGATGAGATCATCTACGACAACCTGGGGTCGATCGCGGGCGTCAAGCGCGGCAAGGCCGGGGGTCCCCGCATCATGGTGGCCGGCCACCTGGACGAGGTGGGCTGGATGGTCACCCAGATCACCGACAAGGGCTTCCTGAAGCTCCAGCCTCTCGGCGGCTGGTGGAGCCAGGTGATGCTCTCCCAGCGGGTGAAGGTGCTGACGCGCAAGGGTGAGCTGGTGGGCGTCATCGGCTCCAAGCCGCCGCACGCCCTCAGCCAGGAGGAGCGCAACAAGGTCGTCCAGATCAAGGACATGTTCGTCGACATCGGCGCCAGCTCGCGGGACGAGGCGAAGGAGTGGGGCGTCCGCCCGGGCGACCCCGTCGTGCCGCACTGCGACTTCCACGTGATGCCCAACCCGAAGATCCTGCTGAACAAGGCGTGGGACAACCGGGCCGGCTGCGCGGCGGCCATCATGGTGCTCGAGGAGCTCAAGGGCCAGGAGCATCCCAATGAGGTCTACGCGGTGGGCAACGTGCAGGAGGAGGTCGGCCTGCGGGGGGCGACCACCATGGCCAACACGATCGAGCCCGACATCGCCTTCGCGCTGGACGTGGGCATCGCCGGCGACGTCCCCGGCAGCGACGGCCAGTATCAGGGGAACCTGGGCGAGGGGCCGCTGATCGTGGTCTACGACGCCTCGATGGTGCCGCACCGCGGCCTGCGCGACCTCGTGATCGACACCGCCGAGGAGCTGAACATCCCGCTCCAGTTCCAGTCCATGGCGGGCGGCGGAACCGACGCGGGCAAGATGCACCTGTTCGGCCGGGGCGTGCCGTCGCTGGCCATCGGGTTCGCCACGCGGTACATCCACAGCCACGTGTCGCTGATCCACCGCGACGACATGGAGAACGCCGCCAAGCTGGTGGCGGCGGTCATCAAGAAGCTGGACGCGGATACCGTGGCTCAGCTCAGGCGCTACGTGTAACCCGCCCGGCGGCGGTGCTCGGCCAGCAGCCGCCGCAGGGCCTCCAACGAGGGGGCCTGGCGGGCCTGCTCCTTCAGTTCCTCGCTGAACTGATCGGAGTAGATGATGGCCAGGCGCAGCGCCGTCGGGTCTTCGGAACGCTCCAGGATCTCCAGGTAGACCTGGTTGGGCACCGGCTGGCCCATCCACACGCACCTCCACCGGCTGACGTTACCGTCATGATACACCGGGCGGAGGTCCCGCAGTACGGCAGCGTGGTGAAATGCGGCCCGCAAGCGGCGAACCGCGTGCGGGACCGGGCGGGGCTTGTGGTCGGCCCCCGGGCGCCGGCGGGGCAGGCGTGATGCCTGCGGCCGGCCTGCCCAACGGCGCCGCGGGGAATGCGCGGTACCTGGAAGCGTCCGGTGGCCGGGCGCCGGTCACCGCGAGCACGGGATTCGGACGAGGCACGGGGAGGTCGGGCGATGGCCAGGAAACTCAAGGGGCAGCTGCTGTCCGCTGAGCAGATCGCCGCGCGCGTGCGCGAACTGGGGGCCGAGATCAGCCGCGACCTGGCGGGGCAGACCGTCCTGGTGGTGGGCGTCCTCAAGGGTGCGTTCGTCTTCTGCGCCGATCTGCTGCGCTGCCTGACGGTGCCGGCGGAGGTCGACTTCATGGCGGTCTCCAGCTACGGCAGCGCCACGGAGTCGTCGGGCGTCATCCGCATCCTGAAGGACCTGGATGCGTCCGTGACCGGCAAGCACGTGCTGCTGGTGGAGGACATCGTGGACAGCGGCCTGACCCTGCGGTACCTGAAGGAGTACCTCGAACACCAGAACCCCGCCAGCCTGAGGGTCTGCGTGCTGCTGGACAAGCCCGCACGCAGGCAGACCCAGGTGGCGGTGGACTACGTGGGGTTCACGATTCCCGACGAGTTCATCGTCGGCTACGGCATCGACTATGCCGAGCAGTACCGGCACCTGCCGTACATCGGCATCGTCGGCGAGGACGGTTAGACCCAGGAGGAGCGCACCGCCACCCGGGACGGGCGCTGCGGCGCACTGAGGCGGTGGCGCAGGGCGCTGACGGCCTCGGGAGGCGGGCTGATGGGTTCGAACAGGCAGGGGAGGTCCGGGCGCGCAGCCCGGGCCTCCTCGGCCATTCTGCGGCCGCTGGGAGCCGCCAGCAGGACAGCCGCGCCGTCCAGGGCGGCGGCGAGATCGACGGGGCTGGTCGCGAGGCGGAAGGCGAGGTGGCCCATCCCGCCGCGCTCCAGGCTCTGCCGGACGCGGGCGGCCTGCACCCAGTCGGCGGCGGCCACGGCCACCGGCGTGCCCCGCGGGAGGGCCGCCAGCCGGCGCAGGGCCTCCAGATCCTCCTTCCCGGCGAGGGCGACCGCCCCCCGCTCCTCCAGCGCCGCCGCGTGGAACAGCGTGGCGGCCACCGGGGTGGAGGGCGCCGTGTGGCCCAGCTCCTCAGGCAGCGAGGGGACCACCGTCGTCCCCGGCAGCACGGCCTCCAGCTGCCGCTGGAGCGCCCGCAGGTCGGCCCGGGACGTGGCCGCCAGCACCACCCGCCCCGATGCGGGCTGGGGCGACCGCGCCAGCTGGGACTGGGCCGTCACGGCCTCGGCCAGGGCGGACGGGGACATGCCCCACTCGGACGCCGAGGCCAGCGCCCCCGCCAGCAGGGAGCGCAGGGCTGCGCCCGGTGCGGCGCCGGGGGGATCCTCGGCGACGAAGACGCCCCGCCCCTGATGGCTGACGAGGTAGCCCTCCCGCACCAGGTCCTCGACGGCCCGGACCGCCGTGTTGACGTTCACGGCCAGGCCCGCCGCCAGGTCCCGCAGCGAGGGCAGCTGGTCGCCGGGGTAGAGCAGCCCGGCGGCGACCTGGTACCGGATCTGTGCCTTGATCTGCTCCCGCACGGGGAGGCTGCTGGTGGGATCCAGCCGGAAGGCCTGCACGCTGATCACCCCCACTGTTCTCACGTTAGCGTACAGTCTATCCGCACGCGGCCGGTTTCGTCAATGCGCAGCGCCATACGTAAAGGAGCCCTAGCAGAGAGGGCTCCCCCGCGCATGGCGGAGGATCCTCGGGCGCACCTGCGAGGCGGCGCCCGGTGAGAGGTCCGCCCGCACACGGCGCTGGCTCCCAGGGCGTGCTCGGCG
The Symbiobacterium terraclitae genome window above contains:
- a CDS encoding GntR family transcriptional regulator, with protein sequence MISVQAFRLDPTSSLPVREQIKAQIRYQVAAGLLYPGDQLPSLRDLAAGLAVNVNTAVRAVEDLVREGYLVSHQGRGVFVAEDPPGAAPGAALRSLLAGALASASEWGMSPSALAEAVTAQSQLARSPQPASGRVVLAATSRADLRALQRQLEAVLPGTTVVPSLPEELGHTAPSTPVAATLFHAAALEERGAVALAGKEDLEALRRLAALPRGTPVAVAAADWVQAARVRQSLERGGMGHLAFRLATSPVDLAAALDGAAVLLAAPSGRRMAEEARAARPDLPCLFEPISPPPEAVSALRHRLSAPQRPSRVAVRSSWV
- a CDS encoding M42 family metallopeptidase — its product is MDQRLKMYEELTSAYGVPGFEEPVRQVMRKYLEPLSDEIIYDNLGSIAGVKRGKAGGPRIMVAGHLDEVGWMVTQITDKGFLKLQPLGGWWSQVMLSQRVKVLTRKGELVGVIGSKPPHALSQEERNKVVQIKDMFVDIGASSRDEAKEWGVRPGDPVVPHCDFHVMPNPKILLNKAWDNRAGCAAAIMVLEELKGQEHPNEVYAVGNVQEEVGLRGATTMANTIEPDIAFALDVGIAGDVPGSDGQYQGNLGEGPLIVVYDASMVPHRGLRDLVIDTAEELNIPLQFQSMAGGGTDAGKMHLFGRGVPSLAIGFATRYIHSHVSLIHRDDMENAAKLVAAVIKKLDADTVAQLRRYV
- the hpt gene encoding hypoxanthine phosphoribosyltransferase; protein product: MARKLKGQLLSAEQIAARVRELGAEISRDLAGQTVLVVGVLKGAFVFCADLLRCLTVPAEVDFMAVSSYGSATESSGVIRILKDLDASVTGKHVLLVEDIVDSGLTLRYLKEYLEHQNPASLRVCVLLDKPARRQTQVAVDYVGFTIPDEFIVGYGIDYAEQYRHLPYIGIVGEDG